In Bufo gargarizans isolate SCDJY-AF-19 chromosome 6, ASM1485885v1, whole genome shotgun sequence, a single genomic region encodes these proteins:
- the CHMP6 gene encoding charged multivesicular body protein 6: MGNIFGRKRRSRVTEQDKAVLQLKQQRDKLKQYQKKITLQLQREREVAKQLLHDGKKEKAKLLLKKKRYQEQLLEKTDNQISNLEKMVEHIEFAQIEMKVIEGLKIGNDCLKKMHEIMSIEEVERIMDETQEGIEYQRQIDELLAGSLTTEDEEAILEELEAITQEELELPEAPKEPLPEPSPEKQAVKNKPKPQMVAAS, encoded by the exons ATGGGCAACATATTCGGCCGGAAGAGACGGAGCCGGGTCACTGAGCAGGACAAGGCGGTGCTG CAACTGAAGCAGCAGAGAGACAAGCTGAAGCAGTATCAGAAGAAGATCACGCTACAACTGCAGCGAGAGCGGGAAGTGGCCAAGCAGCTGCTGCACGATGGCAAGAAAGA AAAAGCCAAACTGCTGTTAAAGAAAAAGCGATACCAAGAGCAGCTTCTGGAGAAGACGGATAATCAGATCAGTAACTTGGAAAAAATG GTTGAACACATAGAATTTGCACAGATCGAGATGAAAGTAATTGAAGGTTTGAAAATTGGTAATGACTGCTTGAAGAAAATGCACGAG ATTATGTCCATAGAAGAAGTGGAGAGGATCATGGATGAAACTCAGGAGGGAATAGAATACCAGCGG CAAATTGATGAACTTCTAGCAGGAAGCCTGACGACAGAGGACGAGGAGGCCAtcttggaggagctggaggccatCACTCAG GAAGAACTGGAACTCCCAGAAGCTCCCAAGGAGCCGCTCCCAGAGCCCTCTCCAG AGAAACAAGCCGTCAAGAACAAACCCAAACCACAGATGGTGGCCGCTTCCTAA